From Cupriavidus taiwanensis, a single genomic window includes:
- a CDS encoding IS4 family transposase: MSNESGAWVDEEFESLDLGDPGRDRRAKELLKRFAALPTASIPGACDDWSQTIAAYRFLGNEQIDWRDVMQPHWERTAARAAQFPVVLCIADTTELNFNGQEIDGLGPLTYEAQRGMFLHPTYAVTPDREPLGVIDAWMWAREPKDADGNRGGIKESVRWIEGYERVAEQAALLPQTRLVYVTDREGDIAELMARAQELGQPADWLIRSQHNRNLAEGGKLWDSVDASPVLGEITFILPGRAGQKAREVKQELRAQRMKLPGLVGAEFTCVAAREIEAPAGVKPVVWRLVTNREAQDADAVNELVEWYRARWEIEMFFHVLKTGCKVEALQLSHMDRVERALALYMVVAWRIARLMRLGRTCPDLDASLFFDADEIRGAYVLSKKARPKTPVTLNQMIRLVASLGGFLGRKNDGEPGAKTIWIGMQRTMDAALTIQTLREES, from the coding sequence ATGAGCAACGAGTCGGGGGCATGGGTGGACGAGGAATTCGAGAGTCTGGATCTTGGTGATCCGGGGCGGGATCGGCGCGCCAAGGAGCTGCTCAAGCGGTTTGCGGCTCTGCCGACGGCGAGCATCCCCGGCGCATGCGATGACTGGTCGCAAACCATCGCGGCATATCGGTTTCTCGGCAATGAGCAGATCGATTGGCGGGACGTAATGCAGCCGCATTGGGAGCGCACTGCAGCGAGGGCCGCGCAGTTTCCGGTGGTGCTGTGCATCGCTGATACAACCGAATTGAACTTTAATGGCCAGGAGATCGACGGGCTGGGTCCGTTGACCTATGAAGCCCAGCGGGGCATGTTTTTGCATCCGACCTACGCGGTGACGCCTGACCGCGAGCCGCTGGGGGTGATCGATGCCTGGATGTGGGCTCGGGAGCCCAAGGACGCCGATGGCAACCGGGGCGGGATCAAGGAAAGCGTACGCTGGATTGAAGGATATGAACGGGTTGCGGAGCAAGCCGCGCTATTGCCGCAGACACGGCTGGTGTATGTGACAGACCGCGAGGGTGATATTGCCGAGTTGATGGCGCGCGCCCAGGAACTTGGCCAACCGGCCGACTGGTTGATCCGCAGCCAACACAACCGCAACCTGGCCGAGGGCGGCAAGTTGTGGGATAGCGTCGACGCCAGCCCGGTACTCGGGGAAATCACCTTTATCTTGCCAGGGCGAGCAGGCCAGAAGGCGCGCGAGGTCAAACAGGAACTACGCGCCCAGCGTATGAAGCTGCCGGGTCTGGTCGGAGCGGAGTTCACCTGTGTGGCGGCAAGGGAGATCGAAGCGCCCGCAGGCGTCAAGCCAGTGGTTTGGCGATTGGTGACGAACCGAGAAGCGCAGGACGCTGATGCGGTCAACGAACTTGTTGAATGGTATCGGGCAAGGTGGGAGATCGAGATGTTCTTCCATGTCCTGAAGACCGGCTGCAAGGTCGAGGCGCTACAGCTATCGCACATGGATCGTGTGGAGCGGGCCTTGGCGTTGTATATGGTGGTGGCATGGCGCATTGCCCGCCTGATGCGGTTGGGCAGAACCTGTCCGGATCTGGATGCGTCGCTGTTCTTCGATGCCGACGAGATTCGGGGGGCATACGTGCTCTCCAAGAAAGCTCGCCCGAAGACACCGGTCACACTCAATCAGATGATTCGGTTGGTTGCTTCCCTGGGCGGGTTCCTTGGGCGGAAGAACGATGGCGAGCCCGGCGCCAAGACGATCTGGATCGGCATGCAGCGAACCATGGACGCCGCGCTCACTATTCAAACACTGAGGGAAGAGTCATGA
- a CDS encoding H-NS family nucleoid-associated regulatory protein gives MATYKELIAQKQAIEAQLEEARASEVASVIEQIRDLMAQYDLLPEDVAPRRRRGRPVGAASAQREKAPLPPKYMDPKTAKTWSGRGRAPAWLGKRPERFLIPQE, from the coding sequence ATGGCAACATATAAAGAACTGATAGCGCAAAAGCAAGCGATCGAGGCTCAGCTTGAAGAGGCACGGGCGAGCGAGGTTGCCAGCGTCATCGAACAAATTCGTGATTTGATGGCGCAATACGACCTGTTGCCCGAAGATGTTGCGCCGCGGCGTCGTAGGGGACGGCCAGTCGGTGCTGCTTCAGCGCAGCGCGAAAAGGCGCCGCTGCCACCCAAGTATATGGACCCCAAGACCGCGAAGACTTGGTCCGGCAGAGGTCGAGCACCGGCATGGTTGGGCAAACGGCCTGAACGTTTTCTAATTCCGCAGGAGTGA
- the istB gene encoding IS21-like element helper ATPase IstB: MNAPLPIDAARLTLMLNELRLPTIGRLWPEFAQRADKESWQATRLLGALLEHELAERAKRRIERHRTESRLDPTKTLAAFDFSAVPMVSKAHVMALASGDSWLEKGANVLIFGPPGGGKSHLGSAIGHALIDAGYRVLFTRTSEIVQKLQAARQSLQLPAALAKLDRFDLIILDDLSYARKDQAETSVLFELIAERYERRSLLITANQPFSGWDNVFPDPGMTIAAIDRLVHHSTIFEMNVESYRRRTASDKQSARRRQSSSDNDNHRDIDNGATTMT, from the coding sequence ATGAACGCGCCGCTCCCAATTGATGCCGCCCGCCTGACGTTGATGCTCAACGAACTGCGCCTGCCCACCATTGGCCGGCTCTGGCCAGAGTTCGCACAGCGCGCCGACAAGGAAAGCTGGCAGGCAACCCGGCTGCTTGGCGCCTTGCTCGAACACGAACTGGCCGAACGGGCCAAGCGGCGTATCGAACGACACCGAACCGAATCCCGCCTGGATCCAACCAAGACGCTGGCTGCCTTCGACTTCAGTGCTGTGCCCATGGTCTCCAAGGCGCACGTGATGGCACTGGCGAGCGGTGATTCCTGGCTGGAGAAAGGTGCCAATGTGTTGATCTTCGGCCCGCCGGGCGGTGGGAAGAGCCACCTCGGATCGGCCATCGGGCATGCCCTGATCGACGCTGGGTACAGGGTACTGTTCACGCGTACCAGCGAGATCGTCCAGAAGCTGCAGGCAGCCAGGCAGAGCCTGCAGTTACCTGCAGCCCTGGCCAAGCTCGACCGCTTTGACCTGATCATCCTGGACGACCTGTCGTACGCCCGCAAGGACCAGGCCGAAACCAGTGTCCTATTCGAACTGATCGCCGAGCGCTATGAGCGGCGCAGTCTGCTGATCACGGCCAACCAGCCGTTCTCAGGCTGGGACAACGTGTTCCCTGACCCCGGCATGACCATCGCCGCGATTGACCGACTCGTCCACCATTCGACGATCTTTGAAATGAACGTCGAAAGCTACCGTCGGCGCACCGCAAGCGACAAGCAGTCTGCTCGCCGACGACAATCATCCAGCGACAACGACAATCACCGCGACATCGATAACGGAGCGACAACCATGACCTAA
- the istA gene encoding IS21 family transposase, whose translation MSGTRITDQQVSLYMSKRKQHTQEIAAAKAGISVRSARRIERDSQLPSQKPRRYWRSRPDPFVEVWDTEVVPMLASEPRLQAITILRKLQDDHPDQYPDSMRRTLERRISKWRAVSGPAKEVFFPQEHAPGIRALSDFTDMQALGITISGVPFPHRLYHFVFAFSRWEYAQVVEGGESFEALSSGLQNALWQAGGCPREHRTDSLSAAFKNLKEQEDFTTRYEALLDHYGMTGTRNNRGLGHENGSVESSHRYLKEAVDQALMLRGHRDFEDRAAYEALLREVVMRRNRRHAAAFRLEREQLTDLPPRRTTDFAEEEARVTRCSTFTVRGILYSAPSRLIGHRLKVRVYGDRLDCYLSGAMVFSTPRGSHAAHSTRRAIDYRHFIEGLKRKPQAFKGLAFRDDLFPREAYRRTWEQLDARLSQRDACKTMVGLLELAAMDGIEAVLAVRLEAMLGDGDLPDLEALREEFSPRQADHPVIHVQMPATSCYDALLGQGVAA comes from the coding sequence ATGTCTGGAACCCGTATTACCGACCAACAGGTTAGCCTCTACATGTCCAAACGCAAACAGCATACCCAGGAGATTGCCGCTGCCAAGGCCGGCATCAGTGTGCGCAGTGCCCGGCGTATCGAACGTGATAGCCAACTGCCTTCGCAGAAGCCCCGCCGTTACTGGCGCTCGCGGCCCGATCCATTCGTCGAGGTCTGGGACACCGAGGTCGTGCCGATGCTTGCTAGCGAGCCGCGCCTGCAAGCCATCACCATTCTGCGCAAGCTCCAGGACGACCATCCCGACCAATACCCTGACAGCATGCGCCGCACGCTCGAACGGCGCATCAGCAAGTGGCGGGCTGTGTCTGGACCGGCCAAAGAAGTCTTCTTCCCACAGGAACACGCGCCGGGGATCCGGGCACTGTCGGACTTCACCGATATGCAGGCGCTGGGCATCACCATCTCCGGCGTTCCATTCCCTCACCGCCTGTATCACTTCGTGTTCGCGTTCTCGCGCTGGGAGTACGCCCAAGTGGTTGAAGGCGGAGAGAGCTTCGAGGCGCTGTCCTCGGGCTTGCAGAACGCGCTCTGGCAGGCCGGCGGCTGCCCGCGAGAACATCGCACCGACAGCCTCTCGGCGGCGTTCAAGAACCTGAAGGAGCAGGAGGACTTCACAACGCGCTACGAAGCCCTGCTGGACCACTATGGGATGACCGGCACCCGTAACAACCGCGGCCTGGGCCACGAGAACGGCAGTGTGGAATCATCCCACCGCTATCTGAAGGAGGCTGTCGACCAGGCACTGATGCTGCGCGGCCACCGGGACTTCGAGGATCGAGCCGCCTATGAGGCGCTCCTGCGCGAGGTCGTGATGCGTCGTAACCGGCGTCATGCAGCGGCGTTCCGTCTCGAGCGCGAGCAGTTGACGGACCTGCCTCCCCGGCGCACGACGGACTTTGCCGAAGAGGAAGCGCGTGTCACCCGTTGCAGCACATTCACCGTGCGCGGCATCCTCTACAGCGCGCCGTCCCGCCTGATTGGTCACCGTCTGAAGGTGCGTGTGTACGGCGACCGACTGGACTGCTACCTGTCCGGAGCCATGGTGTTCAGCACTCCTCGGGGCTCCCACGCCGCGCACAGCACCCGCCGCGCTATCGACTATCGGCACTTCATTGAGGGGCTCAAACGTAAGCCGCAGGCCTTCAAGGGCCTGGCGTTCCGGGACGATCTGTTCCCTCGGGAGGCCTATCGGCGAACCTGGGAGCAGCTTGATGCCCGGCTGTCGCAACGCGACGCGTGCAAGACGATGGTTGGCCTGCTTGAGCTGGCGGCCATGGACGGTATCGAAGCCGTGCTGGCCGTGCGCCTGGAAGCCATGTTGGGCGATGGTGATCTGCCGGATCTGGAAGCGCTGCGCGAGGAGTTCTCGCCGCGGCAAGCCGATCACCCCGTCATCCATGTCCAGATGCCGGCGACCAGTTGCTACGACGCCCTGCTGGGCCAGGGGGTCGCAGCATGA
- a CDS encoding extracellular catalytic domain type 1 short-chain-length polyhydroxyalkanoate depolymerase encodes MLGAFSLHAATAGPGAWSSEQTWASDAVNGGNLTGYFYWPASQPSTPNGKRALVLVLHGCLQTASGDVINNASGTGFNWKSIGDQYGAVILAPNASGNVYFKHCWDYANASPSRTAGHVGVLLDLVNRFVANAQYAIDPNQVYVAGLSSGGGMSMVLGCIAPDIFAGVGINAGPTPGTTTAQIGFVPSGYTATTAGNKCKQWAGSNVGKFTSQIAGAVWGTSDYTVAPAYGPIAASAFRQLYGGSFTQGSKVSIAGGGTNTPYIDSNGKVRTHEISVAGMAHAWPAGTGGNNTNYVDATHINYPDFVMDFWVKNNLRAGSGSGQAGSSPTGLAVAGTTLNTISLSWNAVTNANSYNLYRNGTKVGSSTSTSYTDLDLIAGTTYSYTVTAIDGTAGESQQSAAISATTKTSFSCTATTGTNYAHVQAGRAHDVGGGAYANGSNQSMGLNNLFYINTLAETAAGYYVIGNCP; translated from the coding sequence ATGCTGGGAGCGTTTTCGCTGCATGCAGCGACGGCGGGTCCCGGAGCGTGGAGTAGCGAGCAGACGTGGGCATCGGATGCCGTCAATGGTGGAAACCTGACCGGCTATTTCTATTGGCCGGCGAGCCAGCCTTCCACGCCCAATGGCAAGCGAGCTCTAGTTCTAGTGCTACACGGATGCTTGCAGACTGCCTCCGGCGACGTGATCAATAATGCCAGTGGGACCGGGTTCAACTGGAAATCGATTGGCGATCAATACGGTGCTGTCATTCTTGCGCCTAACGCAAGCGGCAACGTGTACTTCAAGCATTGCTGGGACTATGCGAATGCGTCGCCAAGCCGAACCGCTGGACACGTGGGCGTACTGCTGGATCTAGTCAACCGCTTTGTTGCCAATGCCCAGTATGCGATCGATCCCAATCAGGTATACGTGGCGGGCCTATCCTCTGGAGGCGGCATGAGCATGGTCCTGGGCTGCATCGCCCCGGACATTTTTGCCGGCGTTGGCATCAATGCCGGTCCGACGCCGGGAACCACGACGGCCCAGATCGGCTTCGTACCTAGTGGCTATACCGCGACGACGGCAGGCAATAAATGTAAGCAATGGGCCGGATCCAACGTGGGTAAGTTCACCAGCCAGATTGCCGGCGCCGTATGGGGAACCTCGGACTACACGGTGGCGCCGGCATATGGCCCGATAGCAGCCTCGGCCTTCCGCCAGCTCTACGGCGGCAGCTTCACCCAGGGATCTAAGGTATCGATAGCAGGGGGCGGCACAAACACCCCTTATATCGATAGCAATGGCAAAGTGCGCACCCACGAAATATCGGTCGCGGGCATGGCACACGCATGGCCCGCTGGAACTGGCGGCAACAACACCAACTATGTCGATGCCACGCATATCAACTACCCTGACTTCGTGATGGACTTCTGGGTTAAGAACAATTTGCGTGCTGGAAGCGGGTCTGGACAGGCGGGTTCGTCGCCGACTGGGCTGGCGGTCGCCGGGACGACCCTCAACACAATATCGCTGTCGTGGAATGCCGTAACAAACGCCAACAGCTACAACCTTTACCGCAATGGCACGAAGGTGGGCTCGAGCACGTCGACGAGCTACACCGATTTGGACTTGATAGCGGGTACTACGTACAGCTACACTGTGACGGCGATCGACGGCACAGCAGGGGAAAGCCAGCAATCTGCTGCTATCTCGGCAACAACAAAGACGAGTTTTTCTTGTACGGCGACCACCGGCACAAACTATGCGCACGTGCAAGCCGGTCGGGCACACGATGTCGGGGGGGGGGCTTACGCGAATGGCTCGAACCAAAGCATGGGATTAAATAATCTTTTCTATATCAACACTCTGGCTGAGACAGCCGCCGGATACTATGTGATTGGCAATTGCCCATAA
- the tnpC gene encoding IS66 family transposase: MTTANAYPDDIEALKALLLERDARIGHLQDVVESQKAATATDKAEIEHLKLLIAKLRRMQFGRRSEKLDRQIEQLELRLEELEADEGAAPIEIHRTPRTAPEQVQRKPLPEHLPREFQTHWPESRDTCTACGAPMKQLGEDVSEQLEYVPASFRVIRHVRPKLACSCCDHIAQAAAPSRPIERGMAGPGLLAHVLVAKFADHLPLYRQSVIYAREGVELDRSLLAKWVGHSAALLQPLVDTLRRHVMAATKLHADDTPVPVLAPGNGKTKTGRLWVYVRDDRTSGDATPPAVWFAYTPDRKGIHPQQHLESFNGTLQADAYGGYQAIYETGRVAEAACWAHARRQFYELYAARPNSLNTEALERIGALYKIEEQIRGKPPDVRQAYRQAQARPLLDQLHAWLRATLETLSRKSDTSRAILYALNRWEALTRYCDDGRLEIDNLPVERALRGVAIGRRNYLFAGADSGGERAAAIYSLIGTAKLNGVDPEAYLRFVLARIADHPINRVDELMPWVVTEQLVTPA; the protein is encoded by the coding sequence ATGACGACGGCGAACGCGTACCCGGACGACATCGAAGCGCTCAAAGCCCTCTTGCTGGAGCGCGATGCCCGCATCGGGCATCTGCAAGACGTGGTCGAATCGCAGAAGGCAGCGACGGCAACGGACAAGGCGGAGATCGAGCATCTCAAGTTGCTGATTGCAAAGCTGCGCCGCATGCAGTTCGGCCGTCGCTCGGAGAAGCTGGACCGCCAGATCGAACAGCTCGAACTTCGCCTAGAAGAACTCGAGGCCGACGAAGGTGCCGCACCCATCGAGATCCACAGGACGCCGCGTACGGCACCGGAACAGGTACAACGTAAGCCGTTGCCAGAACACCTGCCGCGCGAGTTCCAGACTCATTGGCCCGAATCACGTGATACCTGCACGGCATGCGGTGCGCCGATGAAGCAGCTTGGCGAGGATGTCTCCGAACAGCTCGAATATGTGCCAGCGAGCTTCCGGGTCATCCGGCATGTGCGACCCAAGCTGGCGTGTTCATGCTGCGATCACATCGCCCAGGCTGCTGCGCCGAGCCGCCCCATCGAGCGAGGCATGGCTGGCCCGGGACTGCTGGCCCACGTGCTGGTCGCGAAGTTCGCGGATCACCTGCCGCTCTACCGACAGTCGGTGATCTATGCGCGTGAAGGCGTCGAGCTGGATCGCTCGTTGCTGGCGAAGTGGGTTGGTCACAGTGCGGCGCTGCTGCAACCACTCGTCGACACACTGCGTCGACACGTCATGGCGGCGACGAAGCTCCATGCCGACGATACGCCAGTGCCGGTGCTCGCGCCAGGCAATGGCAAGACTAAAACTGGACGCTTGTGGGTGTATGTGCGTGACGACCGGACGTCGGGCGATGCTACTCCGCCGGCCGTCTGGTTTGCCTATACGCCGGACCGCAAGGGCATCCACCCGCAGCAGCATCTTGAATCGTTCAACGGGACGTTGCAGGCCGATGCCTACGGCGGCTACCAGGCGATCTACGAAACGGGACGGGTTGCCGAAGCAGCGTGCTGGGCCCATGCCCGGCGGCAGTTCTACGAATTGTATGCAGCTCGCCCCAATTCCTTGAATACCGAGGCCCTGGAACGCATCGGCGCGCTCTACAAGATCGAAGAGCAGATCCGGGGCAAACCACCCGATGTGCGCCAGGCGTATCGACAGGCGCAAGCGCGTCCACTACTCGATCAACTCCACGCGTGGCTGAGAGCCACGTTGGAGACGCTCTCGCGCAAATCTGACACGAGTCGAGCGATCCTGTACGCACTGAACCGGTGGGAGGCGCTCACGCGCTATTGCGACGACGGACGACTGGAGATCGACAACCTGCCGGTCGAACGTGCGCTGCGCGGGGTGGCCATCGGAAGACGTAATTACCTGTTCGCGGGTGCTGACTCAGGTGGGGAACGCGCCGCTGCAATTTACAGCCTGATCGGCACGGCAAAACTCAACGGCGTCGATCCCGAGGCTTACCTACGCTTCGTGCTCGCACGCATCGCGGATCACCCGATCAACCGCGTCGACGAACTCATGCCGTGGGTCGTCACTGAGCAACTGGTTACGCCAGCGTAA
- the tnpB gene encoding IS66 family insertion sequence element accessory protein TnpB (TnpB, as the term is used for proteins encoded by IS66 family insertion elements, is considered an accessory protein, since TnpC, encoded by a neighboring gene, is a DDE family transposase.), with protein MPGLPAGTRVWLAAGVTDMRSGFNSLAAKVQTVLERDPFSGHVFVFRGRRGDLVKVLWWSGDGMCLLMKRLERGRFVWPRADGGVVSLSQAQLSMLLEGIDWRQPVRTAEPISAL; from the coding sequence ATGCCGGGCCTTCCCGCTGGAACGCGGGTGTGGCTGGCTGCTGGTGTGACCGATATGCGCTCTGGCTTCAACAGCCTGGCCGCGAAGGTGCAGACCGTGCTAGAGCGGGACCCGTTCAGCGGCCACGTGTTTGTGTTCCGTGGCCGACGAGGCGATCTGGTCAAGGTGCTTTGGTGGAGCGGTGATGGCATGTGTCTGCTGATGAAACGGCTTGAACGCGGCCGCTTCGTCTGGCCTCGTGCGGATGGAGGTGTCGTCAGCCTGAGCCAGGCGCAGCTCTCAATGCTGCTGGAAGGCATCGACTGGCGACAGCCGGTGCGCACGGCGGAGCCGATCTCGGCGTTGTAA
- the tnpA gene encoding IS66-like element accessory protein TnpA, which produces MEIKARGRRRGSKNYSKEFRTQVVAETLDPASSLAEVARSHGLNANLVSKWRRDYERAATSASEPSELFLPVQIASPPRPEPIGSTGLVIECRGMRVSFEGKPEPDVLQLVLASLLGVGS; this is translated from the coding sequence ATGGAAATCAAGGCGCGGGGTCGCCGGCGAGGCTCCAAGAACTACTCGAAGGAATTCCGCACGCAGGTCGTGGCGGAAACGCTGGACCCGGCAAGCTCACTGGCAGAAGTTGCGCGCTCGCATGGCCTGAACGCGAATCTCGTGTCGAAGTGGCGGCGGGATTATGAGCGAGCTGCGACGTCAGCATCCGAGCCTTCGGAATTATTCCTGCCCGTTCAGATAGCATCGCCGCCGAGGCCGGAGCCGATTGGATCGACCGGGCTCGTCATCGAATGTCGTGGCATGCGTGTGAGTTTCGAAGGCAAGCCCGAGCCTGATGTCCTGCAGCTCGTGCTGGCGAGCTTGCTGGGAGTGGGTTCGTGA
- a CDS encoding IS5 family transposase, giving the protein MKQTDLGLNLSTKRTRKREFLDEMNRVVPWADLVMLIAPYAPEGKRGRPPFAVEAMLRIHFLQQWFGLSDPAMEEALHDVPLYREFAGLDNWTVRLPDESTILRFRHLLEKHKLAAQILALVNDILRDKGLMLRAGTVVDATLISAPSSTKNGSGERDPEMHQSKKGNQWYFGMKAHIGVDAESGLVHTVRGTAGKVNDVVEGNSLLHGEETDAFGDAGYQGVEKRPDARAGVNWHVAMKPGKRRVLDQSKPLGALVDQVERIKAGIRAKVEHPFRVIKRQFGYTKVRYRGLRKNTAQLMTLFALSNLWMARGKLLAAGA; this is encoded by the coding sequence ATGAAACAAACTGACCTTGGACTGAACTTGTCGACCAAGCGCACCCGCAAGCGCGAATTCCTGGACGAGATGAACCGTGTGGTGCCATGGGCCGATCTGGTGATGCTGATCGCTCCGTACGCCCCGGAAGGCAAGCGCGGCCGTCCCCCGTTCGCGGTCGAGGCAATGCTGCGCATCCACTTCCTTCAGCAATGGTTCGGCCTGTCGGACCCGGCGATGGAAGAAGCGCTGCACGACGTGCCGCTGTATCGGGAGTTCGCCGGGCTGGACAACTGGACGGTGAGGCTGCCCGACGAGAGCACCATCCTGCGGTTCCGTCACCTGCTGGAGAAGCACAAGCTGGCCGCTCAGATCCTCGCGCTGGTCAACGACATCCTTCGCGACAAGGGATTGATGCTGCGCGCGGGCACGGTGGTGGACGCGACACTGATCAGCGCACCGAGTTCGACCAAGAATGGGTCGGGCGAACGCGACCCAGAGATGCACCAGAGCAAGAAAGGAAACCAGTGGTATTTCGGCATGAAAGCGCACATTGGCGTGGACGCCGAAAGCGGGCTGGTGCACACGGTGCGGGGCACGGCGGGCAAGGTCAACGACGTGGTTGAGGGCAACAGCCTGCTGCATGGCGAGGAAACCGACGCGTTCGGCGATGCGGGCTATCAGGGCGTGGAGAAGCGTCCGGACGCGCGGGCGGGCGTGAACTGGCACGTAGCGATGAAGCCAGGCAAACGTCGCGTCCTGGACCAAAGCAAACCACTTGGCGCGCTCGTCGATCAGGTCGAGCGAATCAAGGCGGGCATCCGGGCCAAGGTCGAGCATCCGTTCCGGGTCATCAAGCGGCAGTTCGGCTACACCAAGGTCCGCTATCGAGGGCTGAGGAAGAACACCGCGCAACTCATGACCTTGTTCGCACTGTCCAACTTGTGGATGGCGCGCGGCAAACTGCTGGCTGCCGGGGCATGA